From Hydra vulgaris chromosome 15, alternate assembly HydraT2T_AEP, one genomic window encodes:
- the LOC136091981 gene encoding uncharacterized protein LOC136091981 — protein MGRSYKSGATKRKNKAIKEENIKKHRKLDSFLLRAECHASTEYKDWKNSGASIQGHEHSSDQRKASLAYFYRKNKKLSSGSGKTNYLSKKTFNELTVLMARKVLQSISNDVLKSKYYGLSVDSTPDASHKDQLCVILRYIDQISNEPIERFVNFIHIDNHTGENLANATVDFLNAELNLEISNCRSQSYDNSSNMTGKYKGMKTRILEFNRLAKLIELQNSCHVQVLIFSATIFETSRKNKQKM, from the exons ATGGGAAGAAGCTATAAAAGTGGAGCTacaaaaagaaagaataaagcaataaaagaagaaaacatAAAGAAACATCGAAAActtgatagttttttattaagagcAGAATGTCATG CTTCAACAGAATATAAAGATTGGAAAAATTCAGGGGCATCAATTCAGGGGCATGAACACTCATCAGACCAAAGAAAAGCTTCATTAGCATacttttacagaaaaaataag AAACTTAGCAGTGGTTCTGGAAAAACAAACTACCTCTCaaagaaaacatttaatgaATTAACCGTATTGATGGCAAGAAAAGTTTTGCAATCAATCAGCAACGATGTTTTAAAATCTAAGTATTATGGATTATCAGTAGATTCAACACCTGATGCGAGTCATAAAGATCAACTATGTGTGATCTTGAGGTACATTGATCAAATTTCTAATGAGCCTATTGAAAGATTTGTCAACTTCATTCACATTGATAATCACACCGGGGAAAATTTAGCAAATGCAACCGTGGACTTTTTAAACGCAGAATTGAACTTGGAAATCAGCAACTGCAGAAGCCAGTCTTATGATAACTCAAGCAATATGACTGGAAAATATAAAGGAATGAAAACTAGAATTTTGGAGTTCAATAGGCTGGCAAAGCTTATTGAACTCCAAAATTCTTGCCATGTTCAG gtgtTGATTTTTTCAGCAACGATATTTGAGACAAGTcgaaaaaataaacagaaaatgtga